ACCGTGCGGCACGCTCCGCCTTCGCCGCGGCACGCGAGGGACAAATAGATACTTGCCTTATCGCGCCACTCGATATACTCTTAGGTTGTTCGCACTGAACAATTCGTATCGGAATCGAGAACACTCCTATGGTCACTCGTCAATCGGAATTGATCCGGGTCCTGGGGAGTCTTGCCGAAGATCTCCCCAACCCGCTCTGGGTGGCGCTGGTCGACAACGACGGACTCGTCGTGGCCAGCGTGCCGCCAGATCCGCCCGCAGAGCCGGAGTCCTTCTCGGCGATGACGGCCGCCTCGGTGATGATGGGCGAGCGTGTGTTGAACGAGATCGCCGGCGGCAATCTGCGCTACACCAGCGTCGCCGGTTCGGATCGTCAACTGCTCACCGTCGCGCTCAGCAAAGAGCGTTTGCTTTCGATCGGTCTGGGGCCGGAGGTTCCCCCTCACGACACGTTTGGTCCATTGAGTCGTAGGGTTCCTGAACTACTCAAAGCGCTCAAGCGACGCTATGGGAGTGAACTGTAACGCCATCGTCGATCATCCGGTCCTTCCACCACAAACGACCAGCATGTATGCCCGAGGGGTTGGTTCCCATTCGTCTCAGATGAAATTGAGTTCATGTGCATGAACTGCGATATAAATACAGGGCTGCTCGATTTAAACCATTGCCTTCACAGGCCCATAGGGAGGGAAACCCATGCGTAAACGATTCCCACTCGTCGCGACGCTGTTCCTCGTACTTGCGATTCTAGCCTGCAACCTGCCGCAGCCGGGACCGACCACAGAAGCGCCGCCGGTGGAAGAGACGCCGACGGAAGAACCCACCCTCGAATCGACGGCGACGGAAGAGCCCGCACCGGAACCGCTTGTGGTCATTTTCGCAGGCGGTAATTTCGAAATCTACAACCTGGACGGCACGTTGAGCGAGACGCGGCCCGCAGCCGGGTTGACGAATTGGGCGCATCCCAATTCGTACCAGATCATCGGGGATGCGATCTATTACGTCGATAGCGGCGGGACCGGCATGAGTGGTTCGGTAAAGCGCGTGACCTCCGGCGGTGTCGACGATCTTGCCTTCACCGCCATCCCCAACATGAAGATCCTTACCTTCTCCGTTAATGCAGACGAGAGCATGATCGCCTGGGCTGCTGCGGAATGGGCGAACAGCGAGCTTTGGACGGCAAACATCGACGGTTCCGACACGCACACGGTGACGCAGTTCGATCCGACGAGCGGTATGGACGAGTTCTACGTGCTTGAAGTCTATCGCTGGAGCCAGGCGGGCAATCTATTCTACGTGTGGCAGATTTCGGGCATCGGGGATCTGCTCTATTTCGGCTACTCCAGTATGTACGGCTACGATCCGGCGACGAACACCTACTCGACCTATTATCCGGCATCCACAGGTGGTGGAATGCTTTGTTGGAACGTCATTTCACCCGATGACACATTATTGACCGGCACTTGCGATGGGGGATCGGGGATCCAGGGATTGCGCGAGCGGAATCTGGCGACTTCCGCCGAGACGGTGCTGCCGCTGCTGCCCGACCAACAGCAAACCGGTGGCGTCTCGTATTCGCCCTCCGGCACCCAACTGGCTTTCGCCTTTGGAAGCAGAGGCATGGATCCAGGGGATATCAATGGCTGGATCGCCGTGCGCACTGCGCCGGGCGTGGATCCCACGGTCATTGCCTCGACCGCCAACGGCTACTTCCAGAAGACCGCCTGGGCGTCCGAAACCCTGCTCGTCGTGCAGGGAACGGAAAACAATGACATGCAGACGTACCTGCTCACGCTGGACGGCGCCATCACATATTTTGCGGACGGGGAGCTGATCGGCCTGATGTGGCCGTGAAATTCCGCCGAGAGTCGAACGACCCTGACTGTCTACACCGTGTCTGCATTCACGCGAATGAGAAGGAATATACGCCATGACTGACGAACAGACTCCAATCTCGCCGGTAGTAACGAACGCCGATCCCGATAGCAGTATGGAATCATCCGCTGTCTCTGCCTGCATCGAATGCGGCCGCCAGGATGAAACGCTGCGCATCGCATCTTATCCATACGTGTTCAGTTTGTTCATCGCAACCTTCCGCCGGGCGTATCAAGGGGTGTGGTGCCGGAAACACGGTGGCATAAAACTGACGCTGGCGGCTTTCCTGAGTGCTTTTTTCGGTTGGATGGGCTTACCGTATGGTTTGATCGCTACGCCGGGAACGCTCTTCAAACTGGCCAAAGGCGGCGTCGTGCCCGAAGAGGCCAATGCGCAGCTTCTGAAACGGATCGCCAATTTAAAGATACTAAAGGGGGATGCGCAGGGGGCCGCTCGATGCCTGGAGTCGGCCTTGTACGTTAAGGCGCAGGATGAAGATGCACAGCGGCGCCTTTCTGACCTCTACCGTAAATTTCCTGCAGCCGTGGCGCAGTCCCCCATCTCCGATCTGTTCCCCACGTTGGCCGTCCTTGCCGCAGCGGCCATCATGGGCGGCGCGATCGGAGTCCTCGACGATCTCGTCACCCGATTTCTAAACCTCAGCGGAAGTGTGGATTTCTGGATCGTCGTTTTCAGCTGGCTGCCGCTGATCGGAATGCTTTTCCTCGGCGGGGTGCTCTTCGCCAGACTGCTGACGTTCGTCTTGAAGCGCATGAACGTGCGCCAACGCTCGCTGGGGGCTGTGCTTGCCGTCTTTACGGCGCTGCTGGCGGCCTACGGCGTGGTTGGTGGATACAGCCTCAGCGAACACGTCGCCTCGCTCATCTCCGGAGTCAGTTACGGCTCGACCGGTGAGACCCTGATGAAGACGGGCTCGGTGCTTGTCCGCGGTGGTGCGTGGCTGCTGCGCGACATGCTCACCAGTGGGATGAATGTGGATTTGATCTACGTCGCCATCCTCGCCTGTGGGTTTGCGTTCTATCTGGTCTCCAATCTCACGGTCGCAGATCGTGTGATCCAATGGAAGCAGCGGCTCGAACAACTGCGTCCGCAAACGGCAGCACTACAGGGCGGAACCTCGCTCGTGAGCTGGGGCGCCCTGCTGGCCGCTGCGCTGGTCATCGTCGTCTCCTTTGCCTTTTTCACCGAAGTTTCACCCGGCACGAGACCGGGCAGCGATTATCTGGACGCCCTGGCGCGAGCGGAGATTTTGTACAGCGCCGGAGATGTTCCTGGAGCGGTGCAGATCTACCAGGAAGCCATCGCATTGAATCCGGAAGATCCCTGGGCTTATTCATATCTCGGATGGATCTACATTCAACAGGGTGAGTATGTGAAGGCCGAAGCATCATTCCTGGACGCCCTGGAACGCGATCCGGATCACGAGGACGCCAGGATGGGCTATGCGCTGACCGAGACTGCTTTAGGTCAGTACGCAGAGGCGCTTTCATATCTGCAGGCCCTGATTGCAGACAGCACGGATGACGAGGTGCGGGCGCATGCGTACTCCGCATTGAGCGATGTGCACATCGGCATGGGAGACGATGCGCAGGGGCTGCAGGATCTGCAGACGGCGGTCTCTTTGAGTCCCAATAACGCACATTTATACTCCGACCTGGGCTTTTACTATTATTCTCACGCCCAATACCCGGAAGCCGTGGAGGCCTTTTCCAGTGCTTTGGACATCGATACGGCGCTGATCGACTCGCAGTTCGGGATGAGCTTCAGCCTGCTTGCCGTGGAGGACTATGATGCGGCGGCGGAGAACTTCCAAAGCCTGCTCGACGCCGGCGTGGAAAGCTATCTCGCAGTCCAGGCCTACGTTGGCCTCGGACGCTGCCAGACGGAATTGACCCGGCCTGTCGAAGCCATTCAGAATTATGAGTCGGCGCTTGCCCTCGATCCGTCCCACATTGGAGCCTGGAATCTGGTGCTCATTGAGTATCTCAGAGTCGCCGATTTCGAAAAAGCGCTCGAACAATCGGAAGCGTATATCGCCAGTTTCCCTGCCTCGTCGACGGTCTACGCCCTGCGCGCCATCGCCGCGTACATGCTGGATGAATCTGACGTGATGGACGAAGCCCTGGAGGACGCGCTCGAAGTTCGAGGCGAGGACGCCTACGGCATGTTTTTCACCGCCTCCGCGCTCTCCAACGCGCTGCGATTTTCGGATGCGGAGGCGCTGCTCCTCGAAGCGCGCCAGATCGATCCGGATGAAGACGTACTCCTGATTTCACTGATCGAGGTCTACATCGCCGAGCAAAAGTACGACGCCGCGCTCGCCGGAATCGAAGAATACCGCGCCGTTTCCGGTGAAACGAAGGACTCATTGCTCTCCGAGGGATATTTACGAATCGAACAGGGCGACCTGGACGCGGCGGAAACTGCGTTGACCGGGGCCTTGGCGCTCGCTGCGGATGATTGGGAAGTGCGCAACGACCTGGCTTTCTTGTACCTGCAGCAGGAGCGCAACGAACAAGCGCTGATCGAAGCCCAGGAAGCGTTGAACTTGAATCCCTACTACGCTCCTGCCTACAAAAACCTGGCGCTTGCCTCCTACGAACTCGGAGACGTGGACGCGGCGATGCAGGCAGCGCTGGAAAGCTTACGCCTCAATCCGAAGTACGACGTCAGCCACTACGCCCTGGGTCTATGCTACATGCAGCAGGGAGAAGTGGATCTGGCGATCGCAGAGTTTGGAACTTTCCTCGAACTTTATTGGGATCGCCCCAGCGCACGGCGTTTTAAAGAGTCGGCGGAAATGTACCTGCAGCAGTTGTGATCCAATACGCGTTTCATGCAGTGGTTTGAACTTTTCGCCGATTTCCCCTAGACTGTAGCTGTGCTCGCCAAAGTCCACGCCGCAGCCATCATCGGGCTGGAGGGGGCAATCGTCGAAGTGGAAGTGGACACCTCGCGCGGGCTCCCCTCCTTCAAGATCGTCGGATTGCCGGACACCGCCGTGCAGGAAAGCCGCGAACGCGTGCAGGCGGCGGTGAAAAACGCCGGCTTGGTCTTCCCGCGCCAGCGGGTGACGGTCAATCTGGCGCCGGCTGCGCTGCGCAAAGAGGGTCCGGCCTACGACCTGCCCATCGCCATCGGCACGCTGGCCGCTTCGGAGCAGATCGCGCCGGAGTGGCTGGATGGCGCTCTGGCCGTGGGCGAGCTTTCGCTCGACGGTTCCGTGCGCCACATCCGCGGCGTGCTGCCCGTGGCGGCGCTGGCGCGCGAGATGGGCTTTCGACGTCTCTTCGTCCCGCAGGAGGACGCCGCCGAGGCGGCCCTGATCCCCGAGATCGAGGTGGTGCCGGTCGAATCGCTGACCGCCCTGGTCAACCATCTCTCCGGCGTGGTGCCCATCCCGGCAGCCGCGAACACCCACGGCCCCAACGGAAGCGTATACGACGGACCTGATTTTCAAGATATTAAAGGGCAGGAACATGCCAAGCGCGCCCTGGAAGTCGCCGCCGCGGGCGGGCACAACCTGCTCATGGCGGGACCGCCGGGCGCGGGGAAGACGCTGCTGGCGCGGGCGCTGCCTTCGATCCTGCCCGAGATGACCGTGGAGGA
This DNA window, taken from Anaerolineales bacterium, encodes the following:
- a CDS encoding roadblock/LC7 domain-containing protein — its product is MVTRQSELIRVLGSLAEDLPNPLWVALVDNDGLVVASVPPDPPAEPESFSAMTAASVMMGERVLNEIAGGNLRYTSVAGSDRQLLTVALSKERLLSIGLGPEVPPHDTFGPLSRRVPELLKALKRRYGSEL
- a CDS encoding tetratricopeptide repeat protein encodes the protein MTDEQTPISPVVTNADPDSSMESSAVSACIECGRQDETLRIASYPYVFSLFIATFRRAYQGVWCRKHGGIKLTLAAFLSAFFGWMGLPYGLIATPGTLFKLAKGGVVPEEANAQLLKRIANLKILKGDAQGAARCLESALYVKAQDEDAQRRLSDLYRKFPAAVAQSPISDLFPTLAVLAAAAIMGGAIGVLDDLVTRFLNLSGSVDFWIVVFSWLPLIGMLFLGGVLFARLLTFVLKRMNVRQRSLGAVLAVFTALLAAYGVVGGYSLSEHVASLISGVSYGSTGETLMKTGSVLVRGGAWLLRDMLTSGMNVDLIYVAILACGFAFYLVSNLTVADRVIQWKQRLEQLRPQTAALQGGTSLVSWGALLAAALVIVVSFAFFTEVSPGTRPGSDYLDALARAEILYSAGDVPGAVQIYQEAIALNPEDPWAYSYLGWIYIQQGEYVKAEASFLDALERDPDHEDARMGYALTETALGQYAEALSYLQALIADSTDDEVRAHAYSALSDVHIGMGDDAQGLQDLQTAVSLSPNNAHLYSDLGFYYYSHAQYPEAVEAFSSALDIDTALIDSQFGMSFSLLAVEDYDAAAENFQSLLDAGVESYLAVQAYVGLGRCQTELTRPVEAIQNYESALALDPSHIGAWNLVLIEYLRVADFEKALEQSEAYIASFPASSTVYALRAIAAYMLDESDVMDEALEDALEVRGEDAYGMFFTASALSNALRFSDAEALLLEARQIDPDEDVLLISLIEVYIAEQKYDAALAGIEEYRAVSGETKDSLLSEGYLRIEQGDLDAAETALTGALALAADDWEVRNDLAFLYLQQERNEQALIEAQEALNLNPYYAPAYKNLALASYELGDVDAAMQAALESLRLNPKYDVSHYALGLCYMQQGEVDLAIAEFGTFLELYWDRPSARRFKESAEMYLQQL